tacatacatagagtcacgggccaggtgctgtgattgctgctctgctccccgaaaggattaatgccatccgcgcttaaaccaaaccatacgttccttgggtcacttgcaaactcagcccagaactttctctcgatttttctccactgcgacccgtcagcgggtgctctcaacttcccctctttcttacggtcctcactgtgccatcacatcaacttggcatgctctttgtttctaaacagtcgtttcaaccgtggtattataggagcataccacatcaccttcacaggaaccctcttcctgcggggctcgccctcaacatcaccagggtcatctcgtctgatcttataccgcaatgcaccgcataccgggcatgcgttcaaatccttgtacgcaccgcggtagaggatgcagtcattagggcatgcatgtatcttctccacctccaatcctagagggcatacgaccttctttgctgcataCGTACCGtcaggcaattcgttatcctttggaagctttcttcttcaatattttcagtagcttctcaaatcctttgtcaggcacaacattctctgccttccactgcagcaattccagtacggtaccgagctttgtgttgccatcttcgcaattggggtacaaccgttttttgtgatcctctaacatgcgatcgaacttcagcttctccttttcactttcgcacttttcccttgcatcaacaatgacccggcggagatcatcatcgggcacatcgtctggttcctctggatcttcagcttcctcttgatcttcagcttcccccgttgcagcatcaccgtattcagggggcacatagttgtcatcgtcctcctcttcttcaatgtcttccatcataacccctatttcttcGTGCTTCGTCCAatcattatagtgtggcatgaaacccttataaagcaggtgggtgtgaaggattttcttgtcagagtaagacctcgtattcccacaattagggcatggacaacacataaaaccattctgcttgtttgcctcagccacttcgagaaaattatgcacgcccttaatgtactcagaggtgtgtctgtcaccgtacatccattgccggttcatctgcgtgcattatatataattatgtgtgtcaaaagtaagaaaattagacaagtatctatctaaagtaagattttttttctttcagaaagaagataagaacaagaggctcaccacggtggtgccggcgacgagatcggcgcgggcgatcgacggcggtgaagacgaggacggggcatgacggaccgctaaatctagacaaatctcggaaaaaatggagctcggaggtcgagcttcgagaggagaaagcttaactagtgtggagtcgggcatttcatcgaacacctcatgtgcataggaggtgagctagagcacccaatgcccccccctcgccggccagcaaaatagagcactgtggagtgccctgctcgccggcgatggggtatatataggcaactcatttgtcccggttcgtggctggaaccgggactaaaggccatccttctgtcccggttcctgccacgaaccgggaccaatggttgtgggccaggagcgaggcccattggtcgcGGTTCGTaacaagaaccgggacaaatgggcccagacgaaccgggaccaatgcccacgaggccccggccggccccctgggctcacgaaccgggacaaatgcctccattgatcccggttcgtggcagaaccgggactaatgggctggccaggcccgaacgaaagcccctttttctactagtgtacatCGCACTCCTTCCAATTCGCATGAAAAACGTCGCACATGAGCTATTGACCcttcctaaatataagtttttgagagatttcactatggacaatatacggagcaaaataagtgaatctacactaaaatgcatctatatacatttgtatgtggttcatagtgaaatctctacgaagacttacatttaggaacgaAGGAAGTAGGAGAAAAAAAGTTAACGTGAACTCAGCACGTTTCTGTTGAGAGACGATCAGCATGCAAATATCCATCATGCATATGACCGTCCTTATGTGGATCAaggaaataaagcaaaaaatcaAGTGTAGATACACTGAGGTTAATATCAACACGGAGCACCTCCTGGTGCCCGGGGAACCTGCGCGGATCACTGGAGCTGGAGCCCTCATCGGCGAGGAAGGGGAAGTCGAGGAAGCCCATGCACTCGTGAGGCAGGTTGGTGCGGAGGGACGCGTGGAGGCTCCCGTGGACGCCGCCGGCGCCGAGCGGGTCCGCCGAGGCGGCCTCGTCGTAGAGCCAGGTGCCGCCCACGGCCACGGCGCGCTCGAAGACGACGGCCGCGTGGCCCTCCCGCCGCAGCTCGCGCGTGGCCACCAGGCCGGCCGCCCCCTCGCCGATCACGGCGACGCGCGACGATGGCATCGAAGGAGGAAGGACGAGCGAAGTATACTGTTCTCGTCGTGGCGTGACTTGTTTTCTCCATGTGGAGTAGTTGAGCGAGCCGCCTCTTTTTTGCAGAGTTAGTGTCTAACTCGCCGTTTTATTATTACAACTACTCCCTACCAAAACGTCATATATTTATGAATGGAAGAAGTACAAAAAGCCTAACTGTCTCAAATGATGATGATCAAACGGACATGAAATATTTTCTGCAAAACTCCCGTCATATGTGCAATAATCAGGCCTTCTGTAGTGCCGATAAAAATACGGAAAACCGAAAACTGTGGAGGATTTCGCACTGATCCCCCCTTTCCACTGTTGCACGAATCTCTGCATAAGGCAACTGCCACGTCAAATTTTGAACTAGGTTGATATAAGACAAAAGGCAGCGAACATTTCACTTCTTGAAAACAAATCTCACCACCGCATTGGCTAGCGGTGTGGTCGTCCACGTGGGAGACCTGGGTTTGAATCTCATGGCCTCGTTTTTTCTACTTCCTTTTAGGTACATGGCATTTTTTCTATAAAAGTTAACATGGAAGTTTTATTGTTTTTGAAGTATGTCACATGACATGTTTATATTAAGATATGACATTTTCTATATTCTAAATAGATGACAGTTTTGTATGAACAGATGATTTTTTATTATTAAAAGACGACATTTTTTAATCAAGAGATGCATCTTTTCTTAATTAAGAGATGACATAAATTATTAAGAGATGTCATTTCTTATTTAAAGATATGGCAGTTTTGTATTAAAAGATGGCATTTTTATTAATAAGAGATggaattttttattttttaagaGATATCATTTTTTAATTAATAAATGGCATTTTAATTTATTAAGAGATGACATGTTTTATCTAAGGAGGTGGCATTTTTTACTTTAAGATGGTGGCATTTTTATAGTAAGAGATGACATTTTTGTTATTAAGAGATGCCTTCTTTTAGGTACATGGCATTTTTTTTCTAATATCATGGCATTTTTTACTCTTTTTTCACAAGAAAAATATGTATTTTTTCGTCCATAGCAtttaaaattaaaataaaacagtaTATTGGGCCTATGGCCTATGGCAGTTCGCCGCACCCTCCCCTGGCGAATAATCTAGGGGAGGGGGTCGGGGGGCAATCCCATTCATCCCCCTCTAATCGATATACTATCAGTCATAACAATTGATATCAGAGCAAGTTCTCCTTGTCTCTGCTTATTAAATGTCTAACCACCTTGGAGTTATGAGTATGTCGCTTGTAGGACATCACAGGCACTCTGAGAGATTACCTATATTCAATGAGAATGACTATCGCTTCTGGAGACAGAAGATGATAATCCGATTGAAGGCTATTAGTACTTAGATGTGGCAGATTGTCAAAAATGGATATACGCTTGATTCACCCGAATCTTACTCGCCCACTTATGAAAGAAACATTTAGTTGGATGCACAGGTAAAAGATATCATCTGTGACAACATCTCCAAAAATGTTTTCGTTTGATTCAGACGACTTGACACTGTGAAGCAAATCTGGGATGGCATCGAAGATGTTCACAAAGAAAACAAGTCACGAAATGATGCTCACATTAATATGCCTGGAGCTATTTTCACTCAGTTTCGAAGCCTCCCAAAAGAAAGTGTCAAGGAACTCACTGGTCGTCTCAGCAACATTGTTGAGAGCCTGCGTCAAAAGGGTGTTGAAGATATTACTGATCATGATGTGGTTGAAAAACTACTTCAGTCTGTTGACGATTCCTTCGACTCCATAATTGCAACCATAAAGGAGAGATAACTGACTATGACAATCTTCAAATAATTGAAGTTATGAAATTGCTGAACATTCATGAAGAAGATTTGGAAAAGGAAGGAGGTCAAGATGATTCTTCCTCGAAATAAGGAGACGTCCTATCAGACTATGGTAGCTCGAATGAAGAATAATACGAGAATCAATGCCATCACGAGAGATCTAGAGGTTCTCAGAGAACGCCTCAATGCCCTCAGACGTCATAATTTGTGCTTAACAAGTTCTTCCGAAGATGATGCACCATATTTATTAAGACGATTACCTCCACTTGATATCTCCTACTTCAAATGCAAAAGCTTCAGTCACTACACTATTGATTGTCCAACATgtcaaatggatgtcaaaccaAGTAGAAGATGGAAATCTCTCAATTGTACAGGATTTAGGCGAGTAAGTCGTCATACTAAGCTGACGAAGAAGAATGGCAACCCCAACACATCCTCTTCACTAAGACTAGTCACTGACTCCAATTCGCACGTCGTGATAGAATCAAACTTGAAGAGAATGTCCAAACTGGCTAGTGTTTACGCTGGAATGACAATGGACTCTGAAGATGAACTATCTGAGTCAGAATCCGATGTTGAGGAATTCCTAAATAGAACAGAACGAGGCCCTAAGATGACTACCGAAGGATATATGAAAGTTCCAGAATTATTCAGAACCTCCCAAAATTATTCTAGGGACACCATTGGCTATTCCCATGGCAAGGCCCAACTGGGGGCACCCACATGGGCCCTAGGGGCCCAATATTACGGTGCCTCCCTTAGCcttgcactactagggaaaacgtTATACACAgaattttagcagtagcgcttgttaaaaaagcACGCTACTGCTAGACAGCAGTAGCGCGTGCAAAATAAGCGCGCTGCAGATGCACATATATCAGTAGTGCGTCCCAACCCCCTGCTGCTAcgggttagctgtagcgccttattagcAGCGCCTACCCCCGCGCTACTAATGTACCTAGatcccgcgctgctgctaggcttttccctagtagtgttggTGGGCAAACCACTAGTTGGTGCCCTGGCATTTGGGAAGGGGGTGCACCACTTGGAGGCTGCCCTAGACGGGGCGCCCCCTTGGGGATGCTACCCATCTCCAAGTTGGGCCCCTTCCTAGCCTATTATAAATAGAGGGAGAGAAGGAAGCCCCAAGCACACAAGATCTCCGTACTCATGGCTCCACCTCTCCCTCTCCCGCATTCTCCACCGTAGTTGCTCCTCACCCCTCCTTCTACTCTCACATCATTAAGCTCTGGACGGCGAAGCGCTACCGGATCACTGTTGTCGTATGCGTGCAATCCATAGAGGGGTCATGCGTTCGATTCTTGTTCGAGGGAACTGTTCGTCGGATGGTTCGAGGAACTTCAAGAGCGATCTTCACCAACTCTTATTCCATTGCATCTCGAAGGTGGTAATGATTAGATCTAACCTTGTATGCATTTTCATAATGATCATGTGAACATGATCTATAGGACGACaatttttgttttctactacgtgtcccaacagtggcatcatcaACAATCTATGAGTTGGGCAGGTTATAGGATCTAGACCACATGTGTTGTGTGGGTATTACACAAAAGTGTTCCGTAGTAGATTAGATTTATTGCTAAAAAATTGTGTAGTAGACTAGATATATTGCTTAATAAAATTTGTGCGGGTAGAAGATAAGATCTATTGTTAGTAGATGCAATCTTTTAATTGATGTTTTTTCTTGCCTCACTTGAAATTGCGTCTTTTCTGTTCTTGCCGGCATGGTGGGATTTTGCTACAAAGTTCTAACTATTGGCGATTCTGGCTATCAACAATGTTTTGTCTCATTTCTTTGGGTTGCACCTTAATCATGAAAGTTGAATTTTTGCAAATGAAAGGGCATGTAGATTTGATCTATATTGGGGGCATGCGTATGGCAAAGTTTATTTGGTTTTGTAAATATAATATATTTAAATATAAATTTGGTAAAAAATTACAAAGTATAACTTAAGAAAAGTAATAATATGTGAGTTATATTGAGACAGAGCGAGTAGTACTCAACCCTCACGATGATTGAAAATATTTATCTGCAGCTGACTAACAAATTTGTAGAGGCCTTCTAATCAATCGTTTCCCATTATAGCTACACAATCTTTtgatatttttatttatttatttttcagtCATGACTTATGTTGGATACCTATTGAATTTTTATAAGGTTACAAACAGTAATTAGAACAATTAGAATAATATGCAATGTGTGGAAGATAACACATGGTTCTCTACTTAGTTTGTTATTTTATTTTCGAGGCAACTTTAGTTTGCAACCAATCAATCATTTATTTGCGTTCAAACACTTTTCAACTTTTGCATAATTTGAGGAGATTGTGGATAATAGGTTTCTAGTTACCACTTCTGCTCTTAATACGCTGTCATTCGTGGCCACTACATATACTAACTATGAGAGTGGGAGAGCGTGTAGGGAGGGGGTAGAATGGAGACCTTGCCATTTTAGCCGAAACATATGTTCAGTGAGATTTAATTAATTCTCATCCTAGTGGGAATTAGAAAAACCGATATATACAAGATTGTAAAGATCAATTGCAAAGGGCAGAGTGCTTTACCACCGGATGAAACGACAGGTTGTCACAGCGGGCAGTCTCACACGTGGAATCAGCTGAAGGTAGCGAGCGATTGGCAACATGGACCTCTCTGGCGACCCCAGCAATTTCCCTCGAATGCTCCGGTATCCTACTACCACCACAACCTAATTAAGTCACCAATATTAGTAGCCATGTGAATTGAAGGTGGTCGATGATGAGTTGATGacaatggcgcacctgcccgtgaAATGGGTCTGGGACACGGTAGCTGTGGCTGTGCATCTGCTTCCCTGGCCAGCCATCTATGCCTGCAACAAGTGATCATTGAGCTCAGCTCACCCTGTCTCCATGACCATGCCAAATAACCACACACCCAACTAACTACGccctctgtttctaaatataagacgttttggcAATTTAATTGGATGGTCAAATACCGGCGATGTCGGCCAGGCGGGGCTCGGTGAAGTGGCCGTTGCAGACAACCACGGCGTCGAACACCTCCTCCTCTACCTCGTTACCCACGCTGGCGAGCTTTGTCGAGCAGTACGAGACACTCCATCCCGCCGCGCCCGCGCCATCAACCCTGCGGCGGACGCTGACCACCTCCGTCTGTAGCCGGACCAGCCCATGGAGATCGAACCGCCGCGCGAACGCTTCGAGGTACCGGAGCACCTCCCCGTGCCCCGGGAACCTGCGCGGGTCGCCCTCCGTGCCAGCAACGAAGGGGAAATCGAGAAAGCCCATGCACTCGCGGGAGCTGTTGACGCGGAGGGAGGCGTAGACGCTGGAGTGGGCGCGGCCGGCGCCGAGCGGGTCAGCGCCAGGTGCCGCCGATGGCCGCGGCGCGCTCTAAGACGACCGGAACGTGGCCTTGGCGCCGCAGCTCACGCGCCGCCACCAGGCCGGCCGCTCCTGCGCCTATCACGGCGACACGGCGCGATGACATCGGAGGAGGACGAGCTAGCATCGAGGAAAGTCTCCAAGCTAGTTTCTCATCGTTGCGTGTGCTATTTTCTTTGTGTGGAGCAGTTGCTCGGGCTGGCCATTTTTCTGGTCGTGAATCAGTTTTTTTGTACTCGTCGCTGTCGGAACGCAGCCGCCTCACATGACTATAACCAAAGCGTCAAAAACTACTCAATCCCGCACAGCTCCCCCTCTAGCTGCTGGTCCCTGTGGTGGGCTCGGCGCTTGGTCCTCTCTGGCACCCTCCGGCCCGTCGGTGCCCGCACCAGGCTACGCGCCATGGCGGACCAAGCGAGGTCGCCGGGACCGCGAGCGCCCCACCTCGCCACGGACGGATGGCCCTCGCACGCTCCCTTCTTCTAGGCCGCCCCCAACTCGCGCATGCCGACACGGTTCATTGGCTGCTGCTACAACTATGCGGAGGATGACCACATTTCCCGCGAGTGCACAAACCCCACTAAGTGTGTCCGTTGCAACGGCGTCGGGCACATCTCCAGGCACGGATGGCAGCAACGGCctcctgttcatcggcagcccACCGGGGGAGGGGGGGAGGGTATCCGTTCACTAGGAACAGCTCGCCCCAGTGACATATTCGGTCGTTGGACCTCCCTCCCTGGCGATCGATCACCAGATATTGGTGTCCTAAAAATATGTCCTGCTACGTGATTATGTAAAAAGATTCCATTTGTCTTTGCTAAATATATCTTTTAATGCTTCAGATCTGGATTAATCATTGCAAATGTACATTTTGATATTACAATCTAGTTTCAAAAACCTATGAATTAACCAAAAATGTTTCATAAATTTGTACTCCACAATGGAGCACGTTAAGCCGTGGGTGATTATATATTATCCAAGTCTTGGTGATGACTATTTCAAAAATATCATGTATTTATAAATTGTTATCTTGTATACGCTTGTCTTTTCCCAAAAAAAATAACACTATAGAATAGAACCAATCTAGGTATCCTCACATTTATTCTATGAACTAACATGCGCCCATGGTATTCGAAATTTTCAATAGCAGACTAACCCTTTCGCGGCAGTCTGCTCCAGTCACTATGACTGTAATAGAGATGCTCTAGTTATGATATTTGACTTATAAGTTTACCTTAAAACATGAAAATAACATGTTCAAAACAATAAAACAGGAAAATAAGCATCATAGAACGGTTGATGGGGGTCCATAGCTCCTGGGGCACCTGGGGCATGTGGCGTGTGCGGCGTTTTCTGCCTACGAACGACGCTTGATGACCAGGCAATGTGCTTTCCCTATTTGGTCGCGGGGAGGTTTTGCAGACAAGGATTTTCGTAACACTGAGTCTTCTGGATAATGTTTGCTTGCTAGACACATCCAACTTTTTAGTGCATGCCGAGAGCTCCAGATGTGGTCGTATGTTTAGGCTGTGATGGTGTGCTTGTCTTCAGAGTGAAGAGAGAATTCCTTTAttcagaaaaaaaaagagaaatccTTATTCTGCTCCAAAGAATATGCTTGCCTATATGGTTCTAAAAATATTATTTGAAAACGATGTGTTAATTTTAAGTATGTTTAGTTTACAACCAACGTTGACCATACCTATTTTTTAGCTTTTTTTAGCAGACCTATTTTTTAGCTGGACCGTAAGATTTGGCAATTGTTTGCTTCAATGCCCAAATTTTGGTGCTTCTGGCTCGCCCATGATGTTGCAGCCCAACTTGTGATATTGGTAAGTGTTTATTACTTAATATTGTTCGGTGTTGTAAAGCGGTTAGTACAGTAAATAACTAGCTTTATAGCAGTTAGTACAGTAAAtaaaatatgtactccctccttaAACGCATATATGACATTTTAGATCACTAAGTATTGACCTAAAACGTCTCATATTTGCTTACAGAGGAAGTACTTTTTACACACCCACTCCGTGTGTTTTGTCATATTGTAGTGGACTAAGTATTTTTAAATCGTGTTGGCTGTTGGCTCATCATGAATACTGAAAAGGAATCAAGTGTTTATGAATTTGGTTGGGTGCAAACCAAATGAAGGTCTAGCAATTTTGCTAGGTACGATAGCTGTAATCCTACTAACAATGACTTGCCAAATTCTGTTCATGATTTTGCTTTGGTGATGTCAAAATTTCGGATGGgctattttttattttattttttgcagGACTCAAACCAAACACAATTTGTTCCTAATGTGACATTTTTGTCAATTTGGTCTACTAACTGTGTCAGGAGTATCCCCGCAAAACAGTAGTGTTAGGAGTAAAAATATTCATAGAATCATGTACTATTTTCAAATCAAATGCTCTTTGAAGCACCAATGGTCTAGTGATAGAATATTACTCTGTCGTGGCTAGTTCACTCTTTTTAAAGCCCTTTCTTTAGATTTTAGTTATTTCTCCGCAAGTTCATCTAATCTCTTTTATCGCATGTCCCCGAAGGGACGAGAAGCCAACAGAAGCTAAACCGTAGCGGTCGATGAGGCGACATCAGAGATACTTAGATAAATCGTTGTGTGCTTGGGCCAGCAGTTGGTCGTCGTCCCACTCGTCGCGGTAGCTCTCCAGCCGGACCGACACCCTCGCTCTGGCCGCAACGTATATCACCCTCCTCCACTCTTCCATCTTGTCCAGCCCGCACTGCTCCGCCAGCCAGTCCTCATACTCAAACTGCAACATGCGAAAGCAGGTTCTGTATATAATTAAGTTTACAATATGAATCGAAAAGTATGTAAGTTTACTATATATATAAGCATCGAAAAGTATGAATGACATGTATATGTAGCGTAGGTAGTACTCCTACACTGCACTGACCGTCCATGCTTCCACTCCCAGGTTGTGTGTGAATCTTTTGGGCCATCCGCGGGCTTCCATGTCGGAGTAAAATGCCATGACATCCAGCATCATCTCCTCCGGTGACGGGAGCTC
This genomic window from Aegilops tauschii subsp. strangulata cultivar AL8/78 chromosome 4, Aet v6.0, whole genome shotgun sequence contains:
- the LOC109754790 gene encoding putative flavin-containing monooxygenase FMO GS-OX-like 11 gives rise to the protein MPSSRVAVIGEGAAGLVATRELRREGHAAVVFERAVAVGGTWLYDEAASADPLGAGGVHGSLHASLRTNLPHECMGFLDFPFLADEGSSSSDPRRFPGHQEVLRVDINLSVSTLDFLLYFLDPHKDGHMHDGYLHADRLSTETC